Proteins from one Ricinus communis isolate WT05 ecotype wild-type chromosome 9, ASM1957865v1, whole genome shotgun sequence genomic window:
- the LOC8273738 gene encoding protein SPA1-RELATED 3 isoform X3 — MSWISMFWTSFSPRRITMKDLSESAWQKSNNSGALNTSRASDWNPGPLSRDSVFRKKTDRVVLAHHNLKNQVGLSGGYKDEVAVDPFARAIEWGDVSLRQWLDKPERSVDEFECLHIFRQIVGIVNLAHSQGIVVHNVRPSCFVMTSFNHVSFIESASCSDSGSDSLEDGLNSRTLEVKNPSSLLPNDIFQLRTRLRSEDFQPASTPINALSEASCIQSSSVHATHVPVGENTEEDKANDRTIIEQEEEERKQPFPMKQILLMETSWYTSPEEATGSPSSCASDIYRLGVLLFELFCPFSSREDKSRTMSSLRHRVLPPQLLLKWPKEASFCLWLLHPEPSSRPKMCELLQSEFLNEPRENLEEREAAIQLSERIEEQDLLLDFLLLIQQRKQEAADKLQDTVSLLCSDIEEVLKHRTFLKKKGGSCLERMKDDNLVSNLPPFSIVDNDDSSSLGSRKRFRPGIQIFNMEEFDDNRDDAQHSDMVTESQDSLLLKSSRLMKNFKKLESAYFLTRCRPIRSSGKPFIRYSPISSDGRGSTVVSERSSINNLAPKEQHVESRQSGWISPFLEGLCKYLSFNKLKIKADLKQGDLLNSSNLVCSLSFDRDGEFFATAGVNKKIKIFECDAIINENRDIHYPVVEIATRSKLSSVCWNSYIKSQIASSNFEGVVQVWDITRSQVLTEMREHERRVWSIDFSSADPTTLASGSDDCSVKLWNINQAILLLHLVDISFETKRSKYWYNQDEGQCLFCSVSLGF, encoded by the exons ATGTCATGGATTTCTATGTTTTGGACTTCATTCAGCCCTAGGAGGATAACCATGAAGGATTTATCTGAGTCTGCTTGGCAGAAGTCCAATAATTCTGGGGCATTAAATACCTCTAGAGCCTCAGACTGGAATCCAGGACCTTTATCTCGTGATTCTGTGTTTAGGAAGAAGACTGATAGGGTTGTGCTGGCGCATCATAACCTCAAGAACCAGGTTGGTTTGTCGGGGGGTTACAAGGATGAGGTAGCAGTAGACCCTTTTGCCCGAGCCATAGAATGGGGTGATGTTAGCTTGAGGCAGTGGTTGGACAAACCTGAAAGATCAGTTGATGAATTTGAATGTTTACACATATTTAGGCAAATAGTTGGTATTGTAAATCTGGCACATTCACAAGGAATAGTTGTTCATAATGTTCGGCCTTCTTGCTTCGTTATGACATCATTTAACCATGTCTCCTTCATTGAATCTGCTTCTTGTTCGGATTCTGGGTCAGATTCTTTAGAAGACGGACTGAATAGCCGAACCTTGGAGGTTAAAAATCCATCTTCTCTCTTGCCTAATGACATATTCCAGCTGAGAACTAGGTTAAGAAGTGAAGATTTCCAACCCGCTTCTACTCCAATAAATGCTTTATCTGAAGCTAGTTGCATTCAGTCAAGCTCAGTTCATGCAACCCATGTACCAGTGGGAGAGAATACTGAAGAAGATAAAGCCAATGATAGGACGATTAttgaacaagaagaagaagaaaggaagcaACCTTTTCCAATGAAGCAAATATTACTCATGGAGACCAGCTGGTATACTAGTCCTGAAGAAGCTACTGGTTCACCTAGCTCTTGTGCTTCAGACATATACAGATTAGGAGTCCTCCTATTCGAG TTGTTCTGCCCATTCAGTTCACGAGAAGACAAGAGCAGAACTATGTCTAGTCTAAGGCACCGGGTTCTTCCTCCTCAACTGCTACTGAAGTGGCCAAAAGAAGCTTCATTTTGCCTATGGCTTCTGCACCCAGAGCCTAGTAGTCGGCCAAAAATGTG TGAGTTGTTACAAAGTGAGTTTCTTAATGAACCAAGAGAGAATTTGGAAGAACGTGAAGCAGCAATACAACTTAGTGAAAGAATAGAGGAGCAGGATTTGTTGCTAGATTTCCTTCTGCTGATACAGCAAAGAAAACAGGAAGCTGCAGATAAGTTACAAGATACTGTTTCTCTTCTATGTTCTGATATTGAAGAAGTTTTGAAGCATAGAACATTTCTTAAGAAGAAGGGAGGGTCATGCCTAGAGAGAATGAAGGATGATAATTTAGTATCAAATCTCCCTCCATTTAGTATTGTTGACAATGATGATTCTTCTAGCTTGGGTTCCAGAAAACGATTTCGACCAGGCattcagattttcaacatGGAGGAGTTTGATGATAATCGAGATGATGCTCAGCACTCAGATATGGTCACTGAAAGTCAAGATTCTCTACTTCTTAAAAGTTCTCGATTGATGAAGAATTTCAAGAAGCTTGAGTCAGCATACTTCTTGACGAGGTGCAGGCCTATTAGGTCATCAGGGAAACCATTCATTAGATATTCGCCAATAAGCAGTGATGGGAGAGGTTCTACTGTGGTTAGTGAAAGAAGctctataaataatttagcaCCAAAAGAACAGCATGTTGAGAGTAGACAGAGTGGATGGATAAGCCCATTTCTTGAGGGCTTGTGCAAGTATCTGTCTTTCAATAAGCTAAAAATTAAAGCTGATTTGAAACAAGGGGATCTGTTGAACTCTTCAAACCTAGTCTGCTCTCTCAGTTTTGATCGTGATGGAGAGTTTTTTGCTACAGCTGGtgtgaataaaaaaataaaaatatttgaatgtgatgcaataataaatgaaaatcgTGATATTCACTATCCTGTTGTTGAAATAGCTACTAGGTCAAAACTTAGCAGCGTATGCTGGAACAGCTACATTAAAAGCCAGATTGCTTCAAGCAACTTTGAAGGTGTGGTGCAG gTGTGGGATATTACAAGAAGTCAAGTACTAACAGAAATGAGAGAACATGAGAGGCGGGTATGGTCCATTGACTTCTCATCAGCAGATCCAACAACGTTGGCTAGCGGCAGTGATGATTGTTCTGTTAAGCTATGGAATATCAATCAGGCAATTCTACTTTTGCACTTGGTGGATATCAGCTTTGAAACTAAAC GGAGTAAGTATTGGTACAATCAGGACGAAGGCCAATGTCTGTTCTGTTCAGTTTCCCTTGGATTCTAG
- the LOC8273738 gene encoding protein SPA1-RELATED 3 isoform X2, producing MSWISMFWTSFSPRRITMKDLSESAWQKSNNSGALNTSRASDWNPGPLSRDSVFRKKTDRVVLAHHNLKNQVGLSGGYKDEVAVDPFARAIEWGDVSLRQWLDKPERSVDEFECLHIFRQIVGIVNLAHSQGIVVHNVRPSCFVMTSFNHVSFIESASCSDSGSDSLEDGLNSRTLEVKNPSSLLPNDIFQLRTRLRSEDFQPASTPINALSEASCIQSSSVHATHVPVGENTEEDKANDRTIIEQEEEERKQPFPMKQILLMETSWYTSPEEATGSPSSCASDIYRLGVLLFELFCPFSSREDKSRTMSSLRHRVLPPQLLLKWPKEASFCLWLLHPEPSSRPKMCELLQSEFLNEPRENLEEREAAIQLSERIEEQDLLLDFLLLIQQRKQEAADKLQDTVSLLCSDIEEVLKHRTFLKKKGGSCLERMKDDNLVSNLPPFSIVDNDDSSSLGSRKRFRPGIQIFNMEEFDDNRDDAQHSDMVTESQDSLLLKSSRLMKNFKKLESAYFLTRCRPIRSSGKPFIRYSPISSDGRGSTVVSERSSINNLAPKEQHVESRQSGWISPFLEGLCKYLSFNKLKIKADLKQGDLLNSSNLVCSLSFDRDGEFFATAGVNKKIKIFECDAIINENRDIHYPVVEIATRSKLSSVCWNSYIKSQIASSNFEGVVQVWDITRSQVLTEMREHERRVWSIDFSSADPTTLASGSDDCSVKLWNINQGVSIGTIRTKANVCSVQFPLDSSRSLAFGSADHKVYYYDLRNAKVPLCTLVGHNKTVSYVRFIDSTNLVSASTDNTLKLWDLSMCASRIIDTPLQSFTGHMNVKNFVGLSVSDGYIATGSETNEVFIYHKAFPMPALSFKFNNTDPLSGHEMDDPAQFISSVCWRSQSSTLVAANSTGNIKILEMV from the exons ATGTCATGGATTTCTATGTTTTGGACTTCATTCAGCCCTAGGAGGATAACCATGAAGGATTTATCTGAGTCTGCTTGGCAGAAGTCCAATAATTCTGGGGCATTAAATACCTCTAGAGCCTCAGACTGGAATCCAGGACCTTTATCTCGTGATTCTGTGTTTAGGAAGAAGACTGATAGGGTTGTGCTGGCGCATCATAACCTCAAGAACCAGGTTGGTTTGTCGGGGGGTTACAAGGATGAGGTAGCAGTAGACCCTTTTGCCCGAGCCATAGAATGGGGTGATGTTAGCTTGAGGCAGTGGTTGGACAAACCTGAAAGATCAGTTGATGAATTTGAATGTTTACACATATTTAGGCAAATAGTTGGTATTGTAAATCTGGCACATTCACAAGGAATAGTTGTTCATAATGTTCGGCCTTCTTGCTTCGTTATGACATCATTTAACCATGTCTCCTTCATTGAATCTGCTTCTTGTTCGGATTCTGGGTCAGATTCTTTAGAAGACGGACTGAATAGCCGAACCTTGGAGGTTAAAAATCCATCTTCTCTCTTGCCTAATGACATATTCCAGCTGAGAACTAGGTTAAGAAGTGAAGATTTCCAACCCGCTTCTACTCCAATAAATGCTTTATCTGAAGCTAGTTGCATTCAGTCAAGCTCAGTTCATGCAACCCATGTACCAGTGGGAGAGAATACTGAAGAAGATAAAGCCAATGATAGGACGATTAttgaacaagaagaagaagaaaggaagcaACCTTTTCCAATGAAGCAAATATTACTCATGGAGACCAGCTGGTATACTAGTCCTGAAGAAGCTACTGGTTCACCTAGCTCTTGTGCTTCAGACATATACAGATTAGGAGTCCTCCTATTCGAG TTGTTCTGCCCATTCAGTTCACGAGAAGACAAGAGCAGAACTATGTCTAGTCTAAGGCACCGGGTTCTTCCTCCTCAACTGCTACTGAAGTGGCCAAAAGAAGCTTCATTTTGCCTATGGCTTCTGCACCCAGAGCCTAGTAGTCGGCCAAAAATGTG TGAGTTGTTACAAAGTGAGTTTCTTAATGAACCAAGAGAGAATTTGGAAGAACGTGAAGCAGCAATACAACTTAGTGAAAGAATAGAGGAGCAGGATTTGTTGCTAGATTTCCTTCTGCTGATACAGCAAAGAAAACAGGAAGCTGCAGATAAGTTACAAGATACTGTTTCTCTTCTATGTTCTGATATTGAAGAAGTTTTGAAGCATAGAACATTTCTTAAGAAGAAGGGAGGGTCATGCCTAGAGAGAATGAAGGATGATAATTTAGTATCAAATCTCCCTCCATTTAGTATTGTTGACAATGATGATTCTTCTAGCTTGGGTTCCAGAAAACGATTTCGACCAGGCattcagattttcaacatGGAGGAGTTTGATGATAATCGAGATGATGCTCAGCACTCAGATATGGTCACTGAAAGTCAAGATTCTCTACTTCTTAAAAGTTCTCGATTGATGAAGAATTTCAAGAAGCTTGAGTCAGCATACTTCTTGACGAGGTGCAGGCCTATTAGGTCATCAGGGAAACCATTCATTAGATATTCGCCAATAAGCAGTGATGGGAGAGGTTCTACTGTGGTTAGTGAAAGAAGctctataaataatttagcaCCAAAAGAACAGCATGTTGAGAGTAGACAGAGTGGATGGATAAGCCCATTTCTTGAGGGCTTGTGCAAGTATCTGTCTTTCAATAAGCTAAAAATTAAAGCTGATTTGAAACAAGGGGATCTGTTGAACTCTTCAAACCTAGTCTGCTCTCTCAGTTTTGATCGTGATGGAGAGTTTTTTGCTACAGCTGGtgtgaataaaaaaataaaaatatttgaatgtgatgcaataataaatgaaaatcgTGATATTCACTATCCTGTTGTTGAAATAGCTACTAGGTCAAAACTTAGCAGCGTATGCTGGAACAGCTACATTAAAAGCCAGATTGCTTCAAGCAACTTTGAAGGTGTGGTGCAG gTGTGGGATATTACAAGAAGTCAAGTACTAACAGAAATGAGAGAACATGAGAGGCGGGTATGGTCCATTGACTTCTCATCAGCAGATCCAACAACGTTGGCTAGCGGCAGTGATGATTGTTCTGTTAAGCTATGGAATATCAATCAG GGAGTAAGTATTGGTACAATCAGGACGAAGGCCAATGTCTGTTCTGTTCAGTTTCCCTTGGATTCTAGCCGTTCTCTTGCATTTGGCTCAGCAGATCATAAAGTTTATTACTATGATCTGCGAAATGCAAAGGTTCCTTTATGCACATTGGTTGGACACAATAAAACTGTGAGTTACGTGAGGTTTATAGATTCGACAAATCTTGTTTCTGCATCCACGGATAACACATTAAAGCTCTGGGATTTGTCAATGTGTGCATCTCGAATTATTGATACTCCACTTCAGTCATTCACAGGCCACATGAACGTAAAG AACTTTGTGGGTTTGTCAGTATCCGATGG
- the LOC8273738 gene encoding protein SPA1-RELATED 3 isoform X1 — protein MSWISMFWTSFSPRRITMKDLSESAWQKSNNSGALNTSRASDWNPGPLSRDSVFRKKTDRVVLAHHNLKNQVGLSGGYKDEVAVDPFARAIEWGDVSLRQWLDKPERSVDEFECLHIFRQIVGIVNLAHSQGIVVHNVRPSCFVMTSFNHVSFIESASCSDSGSDSLEDGLNSRTLEVKNPSSLLPNDIFQLRTRLRSEDFQPASTPINALSEASCIQSSSVHATHVPVGENTEEDKANDRTIIEQEEEERKQPFPMKQILLMETSWYTSPEEATGSPSSCASDIYRLGVLLFELFCPFSSREDKSRTMSSLRHRVLPPQLLLKWPKEASFCLWLLHPEPSSRPKMCELLQSEFLNEPRENLEEREAAIQLSERIEEQDLLLDFLLLIQQRKQEAADKLQDTVSLLCSDIEEVLKHRTFLKKKGGSCLERMKDDNLVSNLPPFSIVDNDDSSSLGSRKRFRPGIQIFNMEEFDDNRDDAQHSDMVTESQDSLLLKSSRLMKNFKKLESAYFLTRCRPIRSSGKPFIRYSPISSDGRGSTVVSERSSINNLAPKEQHVESRQSGWISPFLEGLCKYLSFNKLKIKADLKQGDLLNSSNLVCSLSFDRDGEFFATAGVNKKIKIFECDAIINENRDIHYPVVEIATRSKLSSVCWNSYIKSQIASSNFEGVVQVWDITRSQVLTEMREHERRVWSIDFSSADPTTLASGSDDCSVKLWNINQAILLLHLGVSIGTIRTKANVCSVQFPLDSSRSLAFGSADHKVYYYDLRNAKVPLCTLVGHNKTVSYVRFIDSTNLVSASTDNTLKLWDLSMCASRIIDTPLQSFTGHMNVKNFVGLSVSDGYIATGSETNEVFIYHKAFPMPALSFKFNNTDPLSGHEMDDPAQFISSVCWRSQSSTLVAANSTGNIKILEMV, from the exons ATGTCATGGATTTCTATGTTTTGGACTTCATTCAGCCCTAGGAGGATAACCATGAAGGATTTATCTGAGTCTGCTTGGCAGAAGTCCAATAATTCTGGGGCATTAAATACCTCTAGAGCCTCAGACTGGAATCCAGGACCTTTATCTCGTGATTCTGTGTTTAGGAAGAAGACTGATAGGGTTGTGCTGGCGCATCATAACCTCAAGAACCAGGTTGGTTTGTCGGGGGGTTACAAGGATGAGGTAGCAGTAGACCCTTTTGCCCGAGCCATAGAATGGGGTGATGTTAGCTTGAGGCAGTGGTTGGACAAACCTGAAAGATCAGTTGATGAATTTGAATGTTTACACATATTTAGGCAAATAGTTGGTATTGTAAATCTGGCACATTCACAAGGAATAGTTGTTCATAATGTTCGGCCTTCTTGCTTCGTTATGACATCATTTAACCATGTCTCCTTCATTGAATCTGCTTCTTGTTCGGATTCTGGGTCAGATTCTTTAGAAGACGGACTGAATAGCCGAACCTTGGAGGTTAAAAATCCATCTTCTCTCTTGCCTAATGACATATTCCAGCTGAGAACTAGGTTAAGAAGTGAAGATTTCCAACCCGCTTCTACTCCAATAAATGCTTTATCTGAAGCTAGTTGCATTCAGTCAAGCTCAGTTCATGCAACCCATGTACCAGTGGGAGAGAATACTGAAGAAGATAAAGCCAATGATAGGACGATTAttgaacaagaagaagaagaaaggaagcaACCTTTTCCAATGAAGCAAATATTACTCATGGAGACCAGCTGGTATACTAGTCCTGAAGAAGCTACTGGTTCACCTAGCTCTTGTGCTTCAGACATATACAGATTAGGAGTCCTCCTATTCGAG TTGTTCTGCCCATTCAGTTCACGAGAAGACAAGAGCAGAACTATGTCTAGTCTAAGGCACCGGGTTCTTCCTCCTCAACTGCTACTGAAGTGGCCAAAAGAAGCTTCATTTTGCCTATGGCTTCTGCACCCAGAGCCTAGTAGTCGGCCAAAAATGTG TGAGTTGTTACAAAGTGAGTTTCTTAATGAACCAAGAGAGAATTTGGAAGAACGTGAAGCAGCAATACAACTTAGTGAAAGAATAGAGGAGCAGGATTTGTTGCTAGATTTCCTTCTGCTGATACAGCAAAGAAAACAGGAAGCTGCAGATAAGTTACAAGATACTGTTTCTCTTCTATGTTCTGATATTGAAGAAGTTTTGAAGCATAGAACATTTCTTAAGAAGAAGGGAGGGTCATGCCTAGAGAGAATGAAGGATGATAATTTAGTATCAAATCTCCCTCCATTTAGTATTGTTGACAATGATGATTCTTCTAGCTTGGGTTCCAGAAAACGATTTCGACCAGGCattcagattttcaacatGGAGGAGTTTGATGATAATCGAGATGATGCTCAGCACTCAGATATGGTCACTGAAAGTCAAGATTCTCTACTTCTTAAAAGTTCTCGATTGATGAAGAATTTCAAGAAGCTTGAGTCAGCATACTTCTTGACGAGGTGCAGGCCTATTAGGTCATCAGGGAAACCATTCATTAGATATTCGCCAATAAGCAGTGATGGGAGAGGTTCTACTGTGGTTAGTGAAAGAAGctctataaataatttagcaCCAAAAGAACAGCATGTTGAGAGTAGACAGAGTGGATGGATAAGCCCATTTCTTGAGGGCTTGTGCAAGTATCTGTCTTTCAATAAGCTAAAAATTAAAGCTGATTTGAAACAAGGGGATCTGTTGAACTCTTCAAACCTAGTCTGCTCTCTCAGTTTTGATCGTGATGGAGAGTTTTTTGCTACAGCTGGtgtgaataaaaaaataaaaatatttgaatgtgatgcaataataaatgaaaatcgTGATATTCACTATCCTGTTGTTGAAATAGCTACTAGGTCAAAACTTAGCAGCGTATGCTGGAACAGCTACATTAAAAGCCAGATTGCTTCAAGCAACTTTGAAGGTGTGGTGCAG gTGTGGGATATTACAAGAAGTCAAGTACTAACAGAAATGAGAGAACATGAGAGGCGGGTATGGTCCATTGACTTCTCATCAGCAGATCCAACAACGTTGGCTAGCGGCAGTGATGATTGTTCTGTTAAGCTATGGAATATCAATCAGGCAATTCTACTTTTGCACTTG GGAGTAAGTATTGGTACAATCAGGACGAAGGCCAATGTCTGTTCTGTTCAGTTTCCCTTGGATTCTAGCCGTTCTCTTGCATTTGGCTCAGCAGATCATAAAGTTTATTACTATGATCTGCGAAATGCAAAGGTTCCTTTATGCACATTGGTTGGACACAATAAAACTGTGAGTTACGTGAGGTTTATAGATTCGACAAATCTTGTTTCTGCATCCACGGATAACACATTAAAGCTCTGGGATTTGTCAATGTGTGCATCTCGAATTATTGATACTCCACTTCAGTCATTCACAGGCCACATGAACGTAAAG AACTTTGTGGGTTTGTCAGTATCCGATGG